Proteins found in one Muntiacus reevesi chromosome 2, mMunRee1.1, whole genome shotgun sequence genomic segment:
- the LOC136157654 gene encoding cationic amino acid transporter 3-like, which produces MPHQYVRQFGQRLVHRRPLEARAESESPEAHLNTLDLVSLGVGRTLGAGVYILVGAVAKVRAGPATVICFLVAGLSCVLSGLCYAEFGARVPGSSSAYLYSYITMGQLCAFITGWNLILSLVIGTACIARGWSSALDSLIGNHISQELQGTLSLQVPYFLPTYADFVALGLVLLLTGVLVLGARESTLVNKVFTVINLLVLSFIILSGFIKGDLRNWELTEQDYKPNTSGSPDTYSLERLDPLGSGGFMPFGFEGILHGAATCFYAFLGFDSIATRGEEALNPQHSIPFSIMISLFICFLAYFGVSAALTLMVPYYQIQPKSPLPQAFLLVGWNPARYVVAIGTFCALTSSLLGTMFTMPRLIYAMAEDGLIFRGLARIYDRTGTPIMAIMASGNIAAVMALLFEFMDLVDLVSVGTLLAYSLVVFAVLVLRYQPDQILSKKEKTEDKIEMKSEVEGSPLNYGPEAGTSNILKSLWFPTSTIPTRKSGQIVYGCASLLVLLLTILSLILAQWPSQVFSGDPVLTTVAVLLLLLITGVTVIIWRQPQNPTYLYFKVPALPVLPLVSIFVNVYLMMQMASGTWALFGIWEAIGFVMYFGYGIRHSLENNEQQPPASTSQTLDKDIPGAGSS; this is translated from the exons ATGCCTCATCAGTATGTTCGCCAATTTGGTCAGAGGCTGGTCCACAGGCGGCCGCTGGAGGCCAGAGCAGAGTCTGAGAGTCCCGAAGCTCATCTGAATACCCTCGACCTAGTGTCCTTGGGTGTGGGCAGAACGCTGGGGGCTGGCGTGTACATCCTGGTTGGTGCAGTGGCCAAAGTGAGAGCTGGACCAGCGACCGTCATCTGCTTCCTGGTGGCCGGCCTGTCCTGCGTGTTGTCCGGGCTCTGCTATGCAGAGTTTGGGGCCCGGGTACCAGGCTCCAGTTCTGCGTATCTCTACAGTTACATCACCATGGGACAACTCTGCGCCTTCATCACTGGCTGGAATCTCATCCTGTCCTTGGTCATCG GCACCGCCTGTATAGCCCGGGGCTGGAGCTCTGCCTTGGACAGCCTGATTGGGAACCACATCTCTCAAGAGTTACAGGGAACTCTCTCTCTGCAAGTGCCCTACTTCCTGCCCACGTATGCAGACTTCGTCGCCCTGGGCCTGGTGCTGCTGCTCACAG GAGTACTGGTCCTGGGAGCTCGTGAGTCGACCCTGGTTAACAAAGTGTTCACGGTCATCAACCTTTTGGTTCTCAGTTTCATCATCCTCTCTGGCTTCATTAAAGGAGACCTGCGCAACTGGGAGCTCACAGAACAGGACTACAAACCGAACACATCTGGATCCCCTGACACTTATAGTTTGGAACG CTTGGATCCTCTGGGTTCTGGAGGGTTCATGCCCTTTGGCTTTGAAGGAATTCTCCACGGGGCAGCAACATGTTTCTACGCATTTCTTGGTTTTGATTCCATTGCCACGAGAG GGGAAGAAGCCCTAAATCCTCAGCATTCCATCCCCTTCAGCATTATGATTTCTCTCTTCATCTGCTTTTTGGCATATTTTGGAGTCTCAGCGGCACTCACCCTCATGGTGCCCTACTACCAGATTCAGCCCAAGAGTCCTTTGCCGCAGGCTTTTCTCCTTGTTGGTTGGAACCCTGCCAGATATGTCGTGGCTATTGGCACCTTCTGTGCTCTTACATCCAG CCTCCTGGGTACCATGTTCACCATGCCTCGGTTGATCTATGCAATGGCAGAGGACGGGCTCATTTTCCGGGGACTTGCCCGAATCTATGATCGCACAGGCACCCCCATCATGGCCATCATGGCTTCTGGAAACATTGCAG CGGTCATGGCATTACTCTTTGAGTTCATGGATCTTGTGGATCTCGTATCTGTTGGGACCCTGCTTGCTTATTCCCTGGTGGTTTTTGCTGTGCTTGTCCTCAG ATACCAGCCAGATCAGATCTTAAGcaagaaggagaaaacagaagacaaaattGAGATGAAGTCTGAAGTTGAAGGAAGTCCTTTGAACTATGGACCTGAAGCAGGAACCTCAAACATTCTAAAGAGTCTGTGGTTTCCTACAAGCACCATCCCCACCCGGAAATCTGGGCAGATTGTCTATGGATGTGCCTCCCTGCTTG TTCTCCTGCTGACCATCCTGAGCCTGATCCTGGCCCAGTGGCCCAGCCAGGTGTTCTCTGGAGACCCCGTGCTCACAACAGtggctgtgctgctgctgctgctcatcaCTGGGGTCACGGTCATCATCTGGAGGCAGCCCCAGAACCCCacttatctttattttaag GTCCCTGCTCTGCCTGTCCTCCCACTGGTGAGCATCTTTGTGAATGTTTACCTGATGATGCAGATGGCCTCTGGGACCTGGGCACTATTTGGCATCTGGGAAGCGATTG GATTTGTCATGTACTTTGGATATGGGATCCGACACAGCCTGGAGAACAATGAGCAACAGCCGCCAGCCTCCACCTCCCAGACTCTTGACAAAGACATCCCTGGTGCTGGGTCATCTTAA